A genomic stretch from Corynebacterium faecale includes:
- a CDS encoding MetQ/NlpA family ABC transporter substrate-binding protein: MSLSRKIGATIGAAALAFSLVACGSDSEGDGDVIKVGTSPGPYSELFKDGIDPILTEQGYTLEYTNFSDLQQADTAVAEGSVDLNVDQHTAYMEVFNRERDANLASLVEIPTVPAKLYSERHGSLEDVAEGQTVGIPLDASNQSRAYNILVDAGWITLNEGHDPIQITQNDIAENPFNLDIMPMDSATIPRSLQDLDWGVIPGSISYSSGVDPELALIDEELRPELILVAVTTEDKADSEWAQAVIDAYQSEEFGAFIDEENSNNYWFVPEYN; the protein is encoded by the coding sequence ATTTCACTTTCACGCAAGATCGGCGCCACGATCGGCGCGGCGGCACTGGCTTTCTCCCTCGTTGCCTGCGGCAGCGATTCTGAGGGCGATGGCGATGTGATCAAGGTTGGCACTTCCCCCGGGCCTTATTCCGAACTCTTCAAGGACGGCATTGATCCGATCCTCACTGAGCAGGGTTACACCCTGGAATACACCAACTTCTCCGATCTTCAGCAGGCAGACACTGCAGTTGCTGAAGGCTCTGTTGACCTCAATGTTGATCAGCACACCGCCTATATGGAGGTGTTCAACCGCGAGCGCGATGCCAACCTCGCATCCCTGGTGGAGATCCCCACCGTTCCGGCCAAGCTCTACTCGGAGCGTCACGGTTCTCTTGAGGATGTCGCTGAGGGCCAGACCGTGGGTATTCCACTGGACGCCTCCAACCAGTCCCGCGCCTATAACATCCTGGTTGATGCGGGCTGGATCACGCTGAACGAGGGGCATGATCCGATCCAGATCACCCAGAATGACATCGCGGAGAACCCCTTCAACCTTGACATCATGCCGATGGATTCCGCCACCATCCCACGTTCCCTGCAGGACCTGGACTGGGGTGTCATTCCGGGTTCCATCTCCTACTCTTCCGGTGTTGATCCTGAGCTGGCACTCATTGATGAGGAACTGCGCCCAGAGCTGATTCTGGTTGCTGTGACCACCGAGGACAAGGCTGATTCCGAGTGGGCGCAGGCCGTGATCGATGCCTACCAGTCCGAGGAATTCGGCGCGTTCATCGATGAGGAGAACTCCAACAATTACTGGTTCGTTCCGGAATACAACTAA
- a CDS encoding methionine ABC transporter permease codes for MTELFDTRVSNQQYLDAFYETIYMVGISLFLGSLLGIPIAVILVLTRKDGLKPNAAIYNVLNVVVNIVRSLPFIILMVAIVPFTRLISGTSIGTTAALVPLTIYIAPYIGRLIENSLLEVPDGIMEAAQSMGASTWQTIRHFLLPEAKSSIVLAMTTACVGLIGATAMAGVIGGGGVGDLAVSYGYQQFDTVAMIATVIILIIVVQGIQSLGNWLAARSRY; via the coding sequence ATGACCGAACTTTTTGATACCCGCGTATCCAACCAGCAATACCTGGATGCGTTCTATGAAACCATCTACATGGTGGGCATTTCGCTCTTCCTCGGCAGCCTGCTGGGCATCCCGATCGCGGTGATTCTGGTGCTCACCCGCAAGGATGGCCTGAAGCCGAATGCCGCTATTTACAATGTGCTCAATGTGGTGGTGAACATTGTGCGCTCATTGCCCTTCATCATTTTGATGGTGGCCATCGTGCCGTTCACCAGGCTGATTTCTGGGACATCGATTGGCACCACGGCTGCGCTGGTACCGCTGACCATCTACATCGCGCCGTATATCGGCAGACTGATTGAGAACTCCCTGCTCGAGGTGCCCGACGGCATCATGGAGGCCGCCCAGTCGATGGGCGCATCCACCTGGCAGACCATCCGGCATTTCCTGCTCCCTGAGGCCAAGAGCTCCATCGTGCTGGCCATGACCACCGCATGCGTCGGACTCATCGGCGCCACCGCCATGGCCGGTGTCATCGGTGGTGGTGGCGTGGGTGACCTGGCTGTCTCCTATGGTTATCAGCAGTTCGATACCGTTGCCATGATCGCCACCGTGATCATCCTCATCATCGTTGTCCAGGGCATCCAGTCCCTGGGCAACTGGCTCGCGGCACGTTCCCGCTATTAG
- a CDS encoding methionine ABC transporter ATP-binding protein — protein MHAVSFRNVSKNYGDLHALKNISLDVPEGEIFGVVGTSGAGKSTLIRTVNGLETPTSGVVEVLGVEPAKLGVKDLSNLRSNVSMVFQHYNLLASRTVAENVAMPLVIAGVPKREIDKRVAESLELVGLADRAANRPKQLSGGQQQRVGIARALVTRPKILLCDEPTSALDPLTTDQILDLIVKINSELGVTVLIITHQMNVVAKIADGVAVLEYGELIESGSVDKVFSKPQQPLTRRFVDTVVPSRLPEDVADDIASGRAGTAVRVTYRERAARDLITDMATNFNVSISLLNATEAPLRRTTVGTLVLGIKGDKAIEAANWASGLEGLDVEVLS, from the coding sequence ATGCATGCTGTTTCTTTTCGGAACGTCTCTAAGAACTACGGGGACCTCCATGCGCTGAAGAACATCAGCCTGGATGTCCCCGAGGGTGAGATCTTCGGGGTGGTCGGCACCTCAGGTGCAGGCAAATCCACACTGATCAGAACCGTCAATGGCCTCGAAACACCGACCTCCGGTGTGGTCGAGGTCCTCGGCGTTGAACCGGCGAAACTCGGTGTGAAGGATCTCAGTAACCTGCGTTCGAATGTGTCCATGGTGTTCCAGCATTACAACCTGCTGGCATCACGGACCGTCGCGGAGAATGTCGCCATGCCGCTGGTGATCGCGGGTGTTCCCAAACGCGAGATCGATAAGCGGGTCGCTGAATCGCTTGAGCTCGTCGGTCTTGCAGACCGTGCGGCCAACCGCCCGAAACAGCTTTCCGGTGGTCAGCAGCAGCGCGTCGGCATCGCCCGTGCGTTGGTGACCAGGCCAAAGATCCTGCTTTGCGACGAACCAACCAGCGCCCTCGACCCTCTCACCACCGACCAGATTCTCGACCTGATTGTGAAGATCAATTCAGAGCTCGGTGTCACGGTGTTGATCATCACCCACCAGATGAATGTGGTGGCCAAGATTGCTGATGGCGTGGCAGTTCTGGAATATGGGGAACTGATAGAAAGTGGTTCCGTCGATAAGGTCTTTTCCAAGCCTCAGCAACCGCTCACCAGGCGCTTTGTGGATACCGTCGTGCCCAGCCGCCTGCCTGAAGATGTCGCCGATGACATCGCCTCGGGGCGCGCCGGCACCGCCGTGCGTGTGACCTACCGGGAACGCGCGGCGCGTGACCTCATCACCGACATGGCCACAAATTTCAATGTGTCCATCTCCCTGTTGAACGCCACCGAGGCGCCGCTGCGCCGCACCACCGTGGGCACACTCGTGCTCGGCATCAAGGGGGACAAAGCCATCGAGGCCGCCAACTGGGCATCGGGGCTTGAAGGATTGGATGTGGAGGTGCTGTCATGA
- a CDS encoding M20/M25/M40 family metallo-hydrolase produces MTLYDDTLPLLRELIRNACVNDLTPDSGQEIRNADTLERFFAGVPNVKIQRLEPRPGRTTIIFTVPGTDPTAEPLTLLGHTDVVPIDEPKWTKDPFGAEISDGQIWGRGAVDMLFITATQAAVTRQVAREGGLRGTLTFVGIADEEARGGLGAKWLSEEHPEAFSWKNCLSETGGSHLPVRDGSDAVVVNVGEKGAAQRRLHVHGDAGHGSIPFDRESSIVKIGEVARRIAAADLKVAKDDIWQGFVQAFRFDADTEQALLNGTDPSAYGEFGDLARFAHAVSHLTIAQTVVRAGQAINVLPSHAYLELDIRTLPGQTNDYVDEVLRTALGDLADEVEIEHLISEEATVSPTDSGLYRAIEKVLGEFFPEAPVVPIISSGGSDLRFGRRLGGVGYGFAVHARGRTLAEAMGQLHSHDEALHLEDLELTVRGYDALVREFLG; encoded by the coding sequence TTGACACTGTATGACGACACCCTGCCCCTGCTCCGGGAACTCATCCGCAATGCCTGCGTGAATGACCTCACCCCGGATTCCGGCCAGGAGATCCGCAACGCCGACACCCTCGAGCGTTTCTTCGCCGGTGTGCCCAATGTGAAGATCCAGCGGCTGGAACCACGGCCCGGCAGAACCACCATCATCTTTACGGTGCCCGGCACCGATCCGACCGCCGAGCCGCTGACGCTGCTCGGACACACCGACGTGGTGCCTATCGACGAACCGAAGTGGACCAAAGATCCCTTCGGCGCCGAGATCTCCGATGGACAGATCTGGGGCAGGGGAGCAGTGGACATGCTCTTCATCACCGCCACCCAGGCGGCTGTGACACGACAGGTGGCCCGCGAAGGTGGACTTCGCGGAACACTCACCTTCGTGGGCATCGCCGATGAGGAGGCCCGTGGCGGCCTCGGTGCGAAGTGGTTGTCCGAGGAACACCCAGAGGCGTTCAGTTGGAAGAACTGCCTCTCCGAAACAGGCGGATCCCACCTTCCGGTGCGTGATGGCAGCGATGCGGTGGTGGTCAATGTTGGTGAGAAGGGTGCTGCTCAACGGCGTCTGCATGTGCACGGCGATGCCGGCCATGGATCAATCCCCTTTGACCGCGAGAGCTCGATTGTGAAAATCGGTGAGGTGGCCAGGCGTATCGCGGCGGCCGACCTGAAGGTGGCCAAGGACGATATCTGGCAGGGCTTCGTGCAGGCCTTCCGCTTTGATGCGGATACGGAACAGGCGCTGCTGAACGGCACAGATCCTTCTGCTTATGGGGAGTTCGGTGACCTGGCCCGTTTCGCCCACGCCGTGTCCCACCTGACCATCGCCCAGACTGTGGTCCGTGCAGGTCAGGCCATCAATGTGTTGCCCTCGCATGCCTACCTGGAATTGGATATCCGCACTCTGCCCGGTCAGACCAATGATTATGTGGATGAGGTACTGCGAACTGCTTTGGGGGACCTGGCTGATGAGGTCGAGATCGAACACCTCATCTCAGAGGAGGCCACCGTCAGTCCCACCGATTCCGGTCTGTACCGCGCGATCGAGAAGGTACTGGGGGAGTTCTTCCCGGAGGCACCCGTGGTGCCGATCATCTCCTCCGGAGGCTCCGATCTGCGCTTCGGCCGACGCCTGGGCGGCGTCGGATATGGTTTCGCTGTGCATGCTCGTGGGCGCACCCTGGCAGAGGCGATGGGGCAGCTGCATTCCCATGATGAGGCACTCCACCTGGAAGACCTTGAGTTGACCGTTCGTGGCTATGACGCCCTGGTCAGGGAGTTTCTGGGGTAG